The Caldisericaceae bacterium genome includes the window CAGGTGGTGGAGCCTTTTTAGAGTTCCTTGAGGGTAAGGTTTTGCCAGCTGTTGATGCCTTGGAAGATTTAGGTTAAATTTTAGTAAAAATGTTTTGTTTGCCCACTGCAAGTTGCAGTGGGTTTTTCTTTTTTAGCGGTTTTTTCAAAAAGTTTTACAAAAATGCTGCAAACCCCTTGAAATTTATTTTTAAATCTATATAATAATGTGGAAGGAAGAAAAAAAATGAGCACATTTGCGATTGTATTGGTTGTTTTAGACTTAGTTTTTGCCTTGGGTACCACCATATCCATTTTATTAATGGATCCAAAAGGTGCTGGGCTTGGTGCTATTTCTGGTGGGGCAACTGTTTTTCATAATAAAACTGCTAAAGATATTTTATTAGAGCGTTTAGCTATCGTTTTTGGAATACTATTCGTCCTTACAACAGTATTTTTAAACGTTTTCAAAGTATTTTAAATTAATATGCTGGGATGGCGGAATTGGCAGACGCGC containing:
- the secG gene encoding preprotein translocase subunit SecG; the protein is MSTFAIVLVVLDLVFALGTTISILLMDPKGAGLGAISGGATVFHNKTAKDILLERLAIVFGILFVLTTVFLNVFKVF